In Clavibacter californiensis, the sequence CCGCCGTCCATCGGGCACCTGGGCGGGGCGCGCGCCGCGGGCGGGCTCGTCGTGGTCGACCCGCGCCGATCCGCCACCGCGCACCTGACGGACGACGGGCAGGGGATCCACCTGCAGCCAGCCCCCGGGACCGACCTCGTGCTGCTGCTCGGGCTCATCCACGTGGTGCTCGCCGAGGGCCTCGCCGACGACGCCTACGTCGCCGCCCGCACCACCGGCCTCGACGCCGTCCGCCGGAGCGCGAACGCGTGGTGGCCCGAGCGGGTCCAGGCCGTCACGGGCGTGCCGGTCGCGGACATCCGCAGGGTCGCGCGGCGACTGGCCGACGGGCGCGGCACCTACATCCTCACCGGGCGCGGCGTCGAGCAGCACGTGGACGGGACCGACTCGGCGACCGCGGCGATCGACCTCGCGCTCCTGCTGGGGCTCCCCGGCCGGCCGGGATCCGGATACGGGACGCTCACCGGCCAGGGCAACGGCCAGGGCGGGCGCGAGCACGGCCAGAAGTGCGACCAGCTGCCCGGCTACCGGCGCATCGCCGACCCGGCCGCCCGCGCGCACGTCGCCGCCGTCTGGGGCGTCGACCCCGGCGTCATCCCCGGACCCGGCGTCCCCGCCGTGGAGCTCCTCGGCGAGCTCGGGGAGCCGGGCGGCATCCGATGCCTCCTCGTGCACGGATCCAACGTCGTCGTCTCCGCCCCCGACGTGAGCGCCGTCCGCCGCGGGCTCGAGCGGCTCGACCTGCTGGTGGTGTGCGACCTGGTGCTGTCCGAGACCGCCGCGCTCGCCGACGTCGTGCTGCCCGTCACGCAGTGGGCGGAAGAGGAGGGCACGACCACCTCGCTCGAGGGCCGCGTCATCCGCCGCCGCCGGGCCATCGACCCGCCGCCCGAGGTCCGCAGCGAGCTCGAGGTGATGGCCGCCCTCGCCGCCCGGCTCGACGCGCCCTCCACCTGGCCCACCGACCCGACCGTCGTCTTCGACGAGCTCGCGCGCGCCTCCGCGGGCGGCCTCGCCGACTACTCCGGGCTCAGCCACGCCCTCCTGGACGACGACGCCGTCGAGGGCTTCTGGCCGTACCCGGCCGGATCCACGGGGACGCCGCGCCTCTTCGCCGACCGGTTCGCGCACCCCGACGGCCGGGCGCGGCTCGTCGCCGTCACCCCGCGGGACGTTGCCGCGGAGGACCCGGCACCCGTCGGCGGCGCCCTCACGCTCATCACCGGCCGGCTGCTCGAGCACTACCAGTCGGGTGCGCAGACCCGGCGGGTCGCCGAGCTGCAGGACGCGCAGCCGGTGGCGCGGCTGCAGATCCACCCGTCCGCCGCGGTCCGGCTCGGGATCGCGCACGGAGCGCCGGTCGCGATCGGCAACGCGCGCGGTGAGGTCAGGGCGGTCGCGGAGGTGACGGCCGGCATCCGGCACGACACGGTCTTCCTGCCGTTCCACTACGCGGGGTCCGAGTGCGCGAACCTGCTGACCGCCGCCGCGGTGGATCCCGTCTCCGCCATGCCCGAGTTCAAGCGCACGCCCGTGACCGTCCGCGCGCTCGCGCCGTCCGCGGGTCCCGTGCCGTCCGAGGGTCCCGCGCGTGGCTGAGGGCTCGGGCGGCGCGCTCCGCGTGCTCGTGGTGGGTCACGGCCCGGTCGCCGCGCGCCTCGTCGAGGAGCTCCTCCCGGTCGTCCGCGCGGGATCCGTGGCGGTCGTCGTGGTGGGCGCCGAGGAGGAGGACCCCTACAACCGCGTCCTCGTGGCCGAGCACGCGGTCGGGCGGGCCGACCGGGCGCGCCTCGACGTGACCGACACGGCCGCGGTGGAGGAGGCCGGCGTCCGCGTGATCCGGGGCGACGCGGTGGTCGCGATCGACCGCGCGCGCCGCACGGCCGTCCTGCACTCGGGGGGCGAGGTCGCGTACGACCGGCTGGTGCTCGCCACGGGCGCCCGCGCGCACGTCCCGCCCATGGACGGGCTCGAGGCGTCCCGGCACGCCCGCGGCGACGCCCCCGGGCACCCGGACGCACTCGACCACGGACGCCGGCCGCTGCCGACGGGCGTCGTCGCGCTGCGGGATCTGCGCGACGCGCGCACGGTGCACGAGGCCGTCCGCGCCGGGCGCCGCGTCATCGTGCTCGGCGCGGGCGTCCTCGGCATGGAGCTCGCGCTCGCCGCCGCCGAGCGGGGCGCCGACGTCGTCGCCGTGCACCACGGGGACGTGCCGATGGCCCGCAACCTCGACCGGGGCGGCGGGCGCACCCTGAGCCACGCGGCCGACGCGGCGGGCGTCGCCATGGCGGCGCACGCCCGCGCCGAGGGCGTCCTGCTGCACGACCGCGGCACCGGCGACGAGCGCTTCCAGGCGCTGCTCCTCGCCGACGGCGGGCGCATCGACGGGGACCTCCTCGTCCTGTCCTGCGGCGTCACGGCCCGCGACGAGCTGGCCTCCGCGGCGGGACTCGCGGTCGGCCGCGGGGTGCTCGTCGACGGCGACCTCCGGAGCTGGACCGATCCGGACGTCTTCGCCGTCGGCGACTGCGCCCACGTCGCCGCGCCCGGATCCGCCCGGCCGGACGGGCAGGTGCCGGGCGGCCCATCCGGCCTCATCGGCCCCGGCTGGCGCCAGGCGGACGCCCTCGCGGCGCTGCTCGCGGCGGAGGCGACGGCCCCGGGCGGACGCGCGGCGGCCCGCCCCCGGGGTGCCGCGGCCGGGGACGCCGGGCGCCCGCCCGTCGTGATGCTCAAGGCGGAGGGCGTGGACGTCGTCGCGGGCGGCGACGTGACCGCCGAGCCGTGGGACGACCCGCCGAGGCGTCGCCGACGCCCCGGTCGCGCGCACGCCGCGGAATGCGCGGCCGACGCCGCCGACGCGTCGGGGGACGCGGCCGATCATGGTCCCGCGCCCCGCGAGGTGGCCGTGTGGACGGACCCCGCGCGCGGCGCGTACGTGAAGACGGTGACGCGCGACGGGGTCCTCGTCGGGTTCGTCGCGGTCGGGATGCCGCGCGCGGGCGCCGAGCTCACGCTCCTGTTCGAGCGCGGCGGCGAGCTGCCGGCCGACCGGTCGGTGCTCCTCCGCCTCGACGCCGCCGACGCCGGCGCGCTGCCCACCGGAGACCCGCTCGCGCCCGACGCGACCGTGTGCTGGTGCAACGGCGTGACCGCGGGCACCATCGCGCAGGCGGCCGCCGACGGCGCGACCACGGTCGAGGCGATCGGCGCGTGCACGCGCGCGGGGACCGGGTGCGGGACGTGCCGGGGCCGCATCCAGGAGGTGCTCGCGTCCGCGGGCGGCCGGGCGGCCGCGCTGCTCTGAGGTCGCCGACCGTCGGTCGCCGGCAGCCGGCCGTCGGCCGGGCGGTGCGCCGGCCCGACCGCGCACCGGTGCCCGCGCGGGAGGGGGTCAGCCGGGGAGCGGGATCGCGCGCACGGCCTCCCCGACCCGCGCGCCGGTCGGCGGGACGACCGCCAGCGCGTCCGCCGCCGCGAGGCCGCGCAGCATGCCCGGGCCCTGCGCCCTGACGGGCACGAGCCGGCCCTCCGCGTCGAGGGCGCACGCGACCAGCCGCGTCCCGGATCCGCCGCCCGGCAGCTCGGCCCCGGCCACGGCGAGGGCCGGCACCGGCAGCGGGCGTCCGGCGAGGCCGTCCGCGATGGCCGGCGCGAACGACAGGAGGCACGCGATCGCGGCGAGCGGGTTGCCGGGGAGGCACAGCACGGCGCGTCCGTCCGGCAGCTCCGCGAGCATCACGGGATGGCCGGGGCGCATCCGCACCGCGTCGACGACGAGACGCGCGCGGAGGGCGTCGAGCGCGCTGCGGACGTGGTCGGCGGGGCCGCGGGAGCTGCCGCCGGTGGTGATCACGAGGGGGGCGGTGGCCTGCGCGATGGCGTCGCGCGTGGCGCGGGCGTCGTCGGGGACGCGCACGGTGGATCCGGCGCCGAGCCCGCACGCCGCGAGGAGCGCGGGCAGCGCGGGGCCGATGGCGTCGCGCACCCGGCCCGGCACCGGGACGCCCCGGTCGACGACCTCGTCGCCCAGGTGGATCACGTCGGCGCCCGCCGCCGCGAGGACCGGCACCAGGTCGTGCCCGGCCGCCGCCGCGAGCCCCAGCCGCACCGCGGTGAGCCGGGTGCCGGCGGCCAGCAGCACGTCTCCCCGGCGCGCCTCCTCGCCCGCCGGCCGGATCTCGGCCCGGACCCGGGCTCCGCCGCCGGGCGCGAGCGCGTTGACGCGGAGCACGCCGGACGCGACGTCGCCGTGCTCGCTGCGGAGGATCCCGGCGGTCGCGGGCGGCACGGGGGCGCCCGTCGCGATGGGCCGCGCCTCGTCCGCCGCGAGGGCGACGTCGGCGGGGGCGTGCCCGGCGAGGACGGGGTCGCCGACGCGCCACGGCCCCGGACCGGGCGATCCGACGGCCCAGCCGTCCATGGCGGAGGCGTCGGCGCCGGGGAGGTCGGCGCGGGCGCGGAGGTCCACGGAGAGCGTCAGCCCGAGGGCGTCGCCCAGCGGCACGAGCTCGGCGGACCGGGGCCGGCGCTCGCGCAGGCGCCTGCCGAGGAGGAGCGCGGCGTCGCGCGCGTCGTCCCAGCCGGCGTCCCGCAGCGTCGGGGGCGTCGCCGGCGCGACCGTCGGCGTGGGCCGCGCGACCGCCGTCCGCGCGACCGCCGACCGCGTCCCCGTCGGGGTCACGCGGGGCCGCCCAGGTCCTCGGCGGGGGCCGCGGGCGCGGCGTCGGCGCGGAGCAGCCGGTCGCCGCCCGCCGCGCCGCCGTCGGCGGCGACCGGACCGACCGGATCCCGCAGGTGGTCGATCTCGGCGGTGATCTCCGCCGCGAGCCGCCGGGCGTCGGCCGCCGTGCCGCCGGCCCGTCCCACCGCGAGCCCCAGCAGGAACGTGGTCAGGGGCGCGGCGGGCCGGGCGATGCCGTGGGCGGCGTCGCGCGCGAGGTCCAGCACGAGCCCCACCTCGACCTCCTGCGCGGGCAGCTCGAGGAGCGCGGCGACCCGGTCGACCCAGGCGTCGAGCACGGCGGGGGAGGTGTCAGCGGGCATCGGGGATCCTGTCGTCGGGGAGGCGGAGACGGTGGGCGCGCGCGTCGTCGGGGGTGTCCACGTCGGCGCAGAGCCGGGCGGGGAGGTCGGCGTGGGCGACGCGGTCCGCGCCGAGGGCGTCGAGGACGCGGCGGAGCGCGACGCCGTCGACGCCCGTCGTGCGGCTGATCGCGTCGAGCGCCGCCACGAGCGGAGCGGCCCGGTACAGGGCGAGGAGCGGCTGCGCGCGCCCGTCCGGATCGCGCGCGACGATGGCGTCCCGGCCGTCCGCGAGGCCGGCGTCGTGTCGCAGCGGCAGGAGGGCGCGCACCGCGGCGGGCGAGTGCGCGAGGTCGGCGGCGAGCACGAGGACCCACTCCGGGAGCGCGTCCGGGTCGAGGGCGCCCACGCCCGCGGCGAGGGCGGCGGCCGGTCCGCCGTGCGCGGGGACCTCGTCCACCAGTCGCACGGATCCGGCCCGTCGCCATGCGCCGTCCGTGCGGGCGCCCGGCCGGTTGCCGGTCCCGACCACGACGACGCGGGCGCACCCGCCCGCCGCGCGCACCCCGTCGTCGAGCAGCGAGACGCCGCCGCGGGCGAGGGCCGTCTTGTCGATGCCGCCGAGCCGCCGGGCGCGTCCCCCGGCGAGGACCACGGCCGCCGCGTCGTCGGCGCGGAGGGGATCGGCGGGGACGCGAACGGTGTGCAGGGGATCGGCTACGACACGAGCGGCGTGCACGTCCGTCGATCCTGCGCTCACGGGTCCTCCGGTCGGGTGCGGCCGGCATGCCGCGCGGCGGTGTGCCGCCGACGCTAGCGCGGGGTCGTTTCCGGCGCGTTGCGGGGAGGGACCCGCCGCGTTGCCGCGACCTCTCCGGGGCGCATGGCGCGTGCGAGGCCACCGGCGGATCTGCGGTCGCGGGGCGTGGGCCGGCCGGGCGCCCGCCCGGGGGCGCAGGCCCCCGGCGCTCCTGGCGTCGCCCGGCGCCCCCGTACGCGACGGCGACCGGGAGACAGCGACCGGGAAGGCGGCGACCGAGGTGCCGGGTGTCGAGCGCGGTCGGGCGCGACGGCCGCGCCGTCAGCGGGCGTCGTCCGCCTCGCGTCGCCCGAGGGCCACGTCCTCCGCGTCGATCATCCCGAGCACCGCCCGCACGGCGATCTCCGGGTACCGCCCCTCGCGCCGGGCCGCGAGGACGGCGACCCGCTCGGCGTCGATCATCCGGCGTCGCACCCGGTCGTGCGCGAGGCGCTCGGACGTGGTCTCCGGCAGCGCGTCGTCGCCCGGTCCGGCGTCCTCGCCGTCCTCCCGCATCGCCACCGTCCGCGCCGCGAGCCCGGCCTCGCGCGCCTCGTCGAGCAGGCGGTCCCGGTCGGAGCGCTCCTGGTCGTCGGCGGAGTGCCCGAGGCGCAGGCGGCGGATGATCGCGGGCAGCGCGAGCCCGCCCACGAGCGTGCCCGCGACCATCACGAACGCGAGGAACTGCAGCAGCTCCCGCTCCGGCGTCTCCGCCGGCAGCAGGAACGCGGCGGCGAGCGTGACCACGCCGCGGACGCCGGCCGAGGAGACGGCGGTGACGGTCCGCCAGCTCCACGTGCGCGCTCGGAGGCGCGCGGGTCCGTGGTCGAAGAGCACCTTCGCGAGCCCGACGGACACGAAGCGCGCGGCGGCGAGCACGGCGAGCAGCAGGATCGACAGCCCGGCGATCCGCCACCCGTCGAGGCTCGACTCTGGCAGCCCGCGCACGATGCCCGCGAGGCTGAGCCCGATGAGGAGGAAGACGGCGTTCTCGAGCAGGAACTGGATCGTCCGCCAGTTCACCGACTCCGCGATGCGCGCCTCGGGCGACTGGATCAGCGGCGAACGGTAGCCGAGCACGAGCCCGGCGGCGACCACTGCGAGCACGCCGGATCCGCCGAGCTCCTGCGCGGGGATGAACGCGACGTACGGGATCGCCAGCGACAGGCTCGTGTCGAGGACGGCGGAACGGAGGTAGCGGCGCACGGCCGAGAAGAGGAACGCGACGGCCAGGCCGATGGCGACGCCCACGATCACCGCCACGAGGAAGCCGCCCGCGACGTCGACCGGGTGCACGATCCCGACGATCGCGGCGATGGCCGTGTTGAGGGCGACCAGCGCGGTCGCGTCGTTGAGGAGGCTCTCGGTCTCGAGGATCGACATGACCCGACGGGGGAGCTTCACGCGGCCCGCGACGGCGGAGACCGCGACCGCGTCCGTCGGGGCGACGACGGCGCCGAGGGCGAGCGCCGCCGCGAGGCCCACGGCGGGCACGAGCGCCCACAGCGTGAGCCCGAAGACGAACAGCGTGACCACGACGACGCCCACGGAGAGCACGACGATGCTGTCGCGCCGGGCGCGGATGTCGGCGAGCGGCGTGCGGATCGCGGCCGCGAACAGCAGCGGCGGCAGCAGTCCGTAGAGCACGGCGTCCGGCTCGATCTCGATCCGGGGAACGCCGGGCACGAACGACAGCGCCGCCCCCACGGCGACGAGCGCCACGGGCGCCGACCACCCCACGCGCCCCGCGAGGCCGGAGACCGCGACGGTCACGACGACGAAGGAGACGACCCAGGCGATGATCTCGGGCATGCGCGGCTTCCGGTGGGCGGGGATCGGGCGGGGAGGGGAGAGCGGTGTGCGGCGGCGCTCAGCCGGCGCGGATCCGCGTGCGGGCGGCGTCGAGGTCGCGCGCGTCGAGCCCGTGTCCGCCGGGGCGCACGTGCGAGGAGACGTCGGCGCCGCGGGAGAGAGCCTCGCGCACGGTCCGCTCCACGTCGACGAGCGGCGCCATGGTGTCGGCGTCGCCGTTGAGCAGCGTGATCCGGGTGCCCGAGAGGTCGGCGGCAGGCTCCCGGTCGCCGAGCGGCCAGCGCGCGGAGAAGGCGATCGTCGCGGGCAGCGCCGTCGGGTGAAGCAGCGTGGTCGCCAGCGCCATGTTCGCCCCGTTCGAGAAGCCGACCGCGAGGATCTCGCGGTCTCCCAGAGCGTAGGCCGACCGGGCCGCGGCGACCAGGTCGGCGAGCTCGGCCGCGCGTCCGACCACGTCGTCGACGTCGAAGACGCCCTCCGCGTGCCGGCGGAACCAGCGGGCCGCGGATCCCTCCCGCACGCTCCCGCGCGGTGCCAGCACGGGCTGCCCGGGCGCGAGGAGCCGCGCGAGCTCGAGGCCCTGGCGCTCGTCGGCGCCCGTGCCGTGGAGGCCGAGGATCACGGGACCGGTGTCGGCGCCCGGATGGAAGACGTGCGGCGTCGCGTCGAGGAGCGCGCTCATGCGGCGGACCCGTCGGTCGGCACGGGCTCCTCGTCGGGCAGGCGCAGCGGCGGCACCGCGGCCTCGATGTCCGCGCGGCTGGGCTCGAGCCACGGCGGGAGTCGCAGGCTGCGGCCGAGCTCGAGCAGCGGCTCGTCGATGTCGAAGCCGGGGGTGTCCGTCGCGATCTCGAACAGCACGCCGCCCGGCTCGCGGAAGTAGATGGAGGTGAAGTACTGCCGGTCGAGGATCTGCGTCACCTGGTGCCCGCGATCCACCAGCTCGTCGCGCCACGCCTGCTGCTCGCCGCGTCCCGGCACGCGGAACGCGACGTGGTGCACGGTGCCGCCGGCCGTGAGGCCCTGCTGCGCGCCCGGGTCGGCCACGACGTCGACGATCGCGCCGGGTCCGCCGTCTCCCGCGGCGAAGCGGAACCGGCCGTCGCGCTCGTCCACGAGCCGGAGCCCGAGGTCGTCGGTGAGGACGGACGCGGTGCCCGCGGGATCCCGCACCGTGAGCACGGAGGAGTGCTGGCCGCGGATCGCGTGCTCGGCGGGGACGTCGGCCGAGTCCCACGGCGCGCGCGGGTCGACGACGGACGAGGCGACGAGGTCGGTCTGCAGGCCGTCGGGGTCGTGGAGGAAGAGGCGCTCCTCCTCGGATCCCTGCGACGAGATCGCCGAGGCGACGCCGACCTGGCGCAGGTGCTCGGCCCACCAGCCGAGGCTCCCGGCGGGGACGGAGAACGCGGTCGTCGTGGACTGTCCCGCGCCGACGCGGCCCGCGGGAACGCCCTTCCACGGGAAGAAGGTGAGGAGGGATCCGGGTCGGCCCTCGGTGTCGCCGTAGTAGAGGTGGTAGCTGCCGGGACTGTCGAAGTTCACGGTGCGCTTGACGAGCCGGAGGCCCATCGCGCGCACGTAGAAGTCGACGTTCCGCTGCGGGTCGCCGCCGATGGCGGTCACGTGATGCAGTCCCTGGGTGCTGGCGGTCATGAGGCGCTCCTTCCGCGCGGCCCGATCGGGCCATGTCCATGCAAACGCATGGGATGGCGGGATCATTCCCGCAGGACGCAAGAAGGGAGGCAGCGCTCGTGCCGCCTCCCCTCCTCCGAGCTCACGCGTCAGTCGTCGAGGTGCGCGATGGCGTAGTCCGCCTCCTCCGCGGTGAACTTCTCGCCGTACTCGCTCGTGAGCTGGTCGCGGATCGCGGCGGGCGACATCGCCGCCATCTCCCGGTACGTCTTGGCCTTCGCGAGCGCGTTGGCGTTCCAGTCGGCCTGGACGTTGTCCACGGCGTACTGCGCGGCCTCCGGCGTGAACTGCTCGCCGTACTCGCTCGTGAGCTGGTCGTAGAGGCCGGCCTTGCTCATGTCGAGGCTGTTCGCGTAGGTCTCGGCCTTGATGAGCGCGGTCGCGCTCTCGGCCGGGACGGCGGGTGCCGCGGGCTCGGCGGGCGCCGTCGTCTCGTCGACGGACGGTGCCGTCGTCTCGGGAGCGGCGGTCGGCAACGCCTCGGCCTCGGCCTCGGCCTCGGCGGACGACTCCACGACCTCGGCTGCGCCGGTGGAGCTGCCCGCCGTGCCGAGCGCGGCGGCGAACACGAGGGTGACGATCAACGAGGTGACGGCCCCGACGGCGCCGAGGGACAGGCCGGTGATCGCCATGCCCTTGCTCTGCGCGCGACGGAGGGCGAGGATCCCGAGCACGACGGCGGCAGCTCCCGCGATCAGCCCGAAGAAGGGGGCGAGACCCGTGAGGAACGCGACGATGCCGACGACCAGCGCGGCGATCGCGAGGCCCTTCGGACGGACGCCGTACGGCGGCGGGGGCGGCGGCATGGTGGCCGTGCCGGCGGGGGCGGGCGGCCCGTAGGGGCTCGGCGGCGGGGGCTGGTGCGGGTCCGGGGACGGGTATCCCGGCTGGTCGGGTGCGGTCATGCGGGAAGCCTCTCAGCGCGGAGGGCTCCCTCCAGTTCGATCGGCCGGCTGCCGCACCCCCATTACGCGGGCGGCGCACCCCCACTTCGCGGGTGTCCGTCAGCGGCGCGTGGACGCGCGATCCCCACGCCGCGAGGTCAGGGCGTCGATCGTCGGCCGCCCGTCGAGGAGGCGGCGGAGAGCCGTGATCGCGCCCTGCATCGCTTCCCCATCGAGCGAGTCCGTGATCGCGTCGTGCACCGCGGCCTCGGCGGCGCGCACCTCCGCCACGCGGCGCGAACCCTCCGCGGTCAGGCGGAGTACGACGCTGCGGCGGCTGCGCGGATCCGGGTCGCGGTGCACGAGGCCACGGCGCACGAGCGCGTCGACGAGGCGGCTCGGCGAACCGGCCTCGCAGACGAGCCGCGCGCCGAGTGCGGCGAGGCTGATCCCGGGCGCCTCGTCGAGCACGACGACCGCCTCCGCCTGCGCCGGTGTCAGGCCGGTGGATGCGAGCGCCGCCGCGTACGCTCGCGCGCCCTCGCGCTGCGCCCCCAGGATCAGGTACCGGAGCTCCTCGGCCGGGCTCACGCGGTGCCCGCCGTCACGCCGACGCCGACCTCGGCTCGCACGAACGCGTCCACCGCGTCCGCGTACTCGTCGGGGTGGGTGAAGCGGAGCATGTGCCCGGTGCCGGGGATCACCTGCTCGCGGGCGTGCGGCAGCCCTTCGCGGAGGGCCGCGGCCGCGGCGGCGCCGACGAGCCGGTCGTCCTCGGGGGTGAGGAGGAGCGTCGGCACGGCGATCCGGTGCAGCCGTGCGCGCACGTCGAACCCGACGACCGCGCCGACGCGGGCGGAGTACGCGGCGGCGGGCGTGTGGACGCGGAACAGCTCGCGGTAGTCGCGCCGCGTCATCGGGCGCGGTGCCGCCGCATCGAGCCGCGAAGCCAGCTGGGCCGCGTGGAAGCGGAGCACGCCGTGCTCGTAGACGCCGCGCGGCACGTGCCACGCGAGCGACGCCGCGCGCGTCTTCCAAGCGGGGGTCGGATCCGCCGCGAAGCCGCCCGAGAGCACGAGCCCGGCCAACCCCGGCGGTCGACGCAGGGCGAGGGCGAGGCTCACGACGGCGCCGAAGGAGTCGCCCACGAGCACGTAGCGCGGGAGGTCGCGCACGAGGTCCTCGACGGCGTCCGCTGCTTCCTCGACCGAACTCGCGTCGTTCGGGAGCGCGAGCGTGCGGAGCGGGTACGCGGCCAGCGCGCGGAGCGGACCGAAGTCCCACGGCGCTCCCGAGAAGCAGGGGACGCCGACGATGGCCGGGAGGACGGAAGAGACCGATGACGCATCGACAGATGACATGTCATGAGTATAGGAGCGAGGGTACGGCGAATCGACTCCACTCCGTCCGGGTCCGGGTCCGGGTCCGGGTCCGCGTCCGGGGGACGTCTGGGCGAGCGC encodes:
- a CDS encoding alpha/beta fold hydrolase: MSSVDASSVSSVLPAIVGVPCFSGAPWDFGPLRALAAYPLRTLALPNDASSVEEAADAVEDLVRDLPRYVLVGDSFGAVVSLALALRRPPGLAGLVLSGGFAADPTPAWKTRAASLAWHVPRGVYEHGVLRFHAAQLASRLDAAAPRPMTRRDYRELFRVHTPAAAYSARVGAVVGFDVRARLHRIAVPTLLLTPEDDRLVGAAAAAALREGLPHAREQVIPGTGHMLRFTHPDEYADAVDAFVRAEVGVGVTAGTA